The following DNA comes from Pieris napi chromosome 18, ilPieNapi1.2, whole genome shotgun sequence.
TGTTAAAATTAAGAagagcagccctgcgattttgtaactcacttttcgaactcacacagcggtttttgcagcggcggtcgcgcccAAATcatgcttcacgactgatttgaagCCACGATTTGAAGCCACTCTGATTTGAAGATTTGACGCAAGGCTGAGCCGTGTCAGCAGTTTGTCAATGTTCAAGTTAAATCTGAacaaacatcgtaaggaaccgtcttgccttagacccaaaaagtcgacggcgtgtgtggCGGCAGGCACAAGAGCCTTAACTTACATTATAAAACTGTAACacactgatcacctacttgtcttttcaataaatgatcacaaaacagATAGAAATCTGTGTTTAGCGCCATTGGTAAGTATTGTTTGCTGTATCGCTACGGCCTTTTTTTAGGTCtcagcctcagatttctgtatctgtatcatgatcatttgtcaatctaataggcatgtaggtgatcagcctcctgtgcctgacacacgccgttgttTTTTTGCGTcttaggcaagccggtttcctcacgatgttttccttcaccgttcgagcgaatgttaaatgcgcacatagaaagaaagtctattagTACACAGCCGGGCATCGAACCTACGCGTCGCACATTGAAGCTTCAACACTgctttattataatagaagaaaaattacGAGCAAAGCTGCGAGCAAGCGCTTAGTTTAAAGCTATGAAAGCatattgatataatatttaaagtgcTTATCCAATATTTCGAGTTACGCTTAAGTGGcagattattaaattaaattgtttcaaCAGACGGGCCCCACCCCCACTGATCACCCGGTGGGGGCCGTCCGGGGCCGGATTGtgcattttatatatgttatttgaCTGACTATTggcaaagataaaaatatggaAAGGATTGGAGGATTTTACTACTAACATctctatatctaatatataaaattctcgtgtcacagttttcgttgccatactcctccgaaacggcttgaccgattttgatgaaattttttgtgcttatccggtatctatgagaatcggccaacatctatttttcatccccctaaatgtaaggggtagtccacccctaaattttattttttattttttagacaaaacacccctctacgatcaacccctattttttattataaatgatatacatggcaaaacgacgtttgcccggtcagcatatataaaattctcgtgtcacaatgttcgttcccatactcctctgaaacggctcgaccgattcttatctaattttttatgcatattcagtaagtcagGGAATCGGCtacaatctattttttttttaaattgtgtaaGAAAAGCTGCGATATGTCTTTCCAGCCAGTGAAGTTCTAATAAGGTCTACGCTGATACTATGCGACTTGGGAGTGGTTCCCcctttttaatgtaataggaggcaaatgggcaggaggcacACCTGGTGTTAAGTGACATTTCTGCCCAttactcacattgccagaaggctcgcaattGCGTTGCCGGGATGTTGCAagttattaaaagttattaaaaaaaaatcggttgtctgtaaagtcggtttactgacgatagttgaacgtgacaacgtcataagaaaatactgatggaatggttgcatttttcaaaagaaaattttaattttatttgtttgatagatattgtgtatggatatagaagaAGGTAAATGGAAgtaacaattgaattgatctaTTACAATATAATCGATATAAtacgatatatattttatatacaataaagatGTCGAAAGAGGCccattgtgcctctttgtcgctcgttccgcgctctcgcttgcacttcaagccttaaatggaacgcctcagagcgaggtaacgccgcatgcgtcatgttttttcgtgcgtgcagccggctccatcgaattataagacgttgtcacgtcaaaatctAAGAAGTatgtaaatgtaattattatgttcGTGTTTGAATGTTAGTTGCGTACAGTCAATCCGTCCCTGCCTCAATCAAAGATTCCCGACCGCAAATCACAGAGCCTCCCACCAAATCTGACCCCGCCCCTCGGCGCAGGCGCGCCCTCGGCCAATCACGAGACCCTCCACCCTCAAACAGCCCTCAATTGAGATCCCTGTCATTTTTCCTCCACCGCCCCGCctccatttaatttaaaatcgtcATAACCACAACCACCTTTGCGCtgtcaatataattatttaatggactgttattatgtgtgtaaaatGGATAGTCGTTTCCCAAATCTAACTGATCTGCTGTACCAGCAGAATTTGGATCGGATTACGTACGAGAGCGAGGACAAATATGAAAACGATAGGTCCACATCTGTCTCCCTGGAAGAGGAAGACGCGTTCGGTGTGGATTTGAGCGGGAAAAATGGAAATTTAGGCGGAAAATCGTTCACCATCGCGGCGATATTGGGCCTCACGAAGTCCGAGAAGGATGTGATGAATTTGAGTGTACAGGAGAGGCTGCAACAGAATCAGAAGCACCTGGAGAACTATTTGTATTCGGGACATGATGTGCAGAGGATCAATGATGGATTCTGTAGGGTCGGTGTGCCGGCGCTGCGGCaaggtatttattttcttacacaacacacatttaaaaactattaatctactagcagactcggccaagcgttgcagtggctaagttttttgttatattacataataggAAACTAttaaacggtaggagaacaccagtcatggggaccaccatgcttttttggtggaaaTGCCATTCAAttatagcttatgtgaaacgttggtactttcaacacagcgccatctgttaaaattgcgttaaataataaacaaataatttgcaataaaataatattgcggctataaattaagatgtaagctatcctatcttttaagttggatcaaactgcatacggtgtgcaaatttaatttaaaatctgtttagtagtttaggagtccatcgcggacaaacaacgtgacacgtgatttatatatattaagatttacaaaCGCCCAGAATGTGTTTGAACACAACAATTACTGATACGCGAcgcaaaaataatgtttaaaatgatttaagcAAGTTAGGGCTAAACTATTAATGAAATCaagtaaaaacaattaaatataattaatagatatacatttttcatcgtcggtatttaaataaacactttgATTTTTGCGGTGATTAACACATCATCTAATTGAACTTTAAAGTaacacaatatttttctttatttatttcgaaatcCTAAAGCTAaccttaataatatataacaaaacacaattattctaagccaaagatggaatacataatccaaaaaggttcaaacatttgtaaaacaaaaggaaaaatctataaaaattattaaatacatttaactaagtgatacctaattcggctgttgTGTGGTGGTGTGAAATTGagggtgtgctcatgatgcaggtgatttagcgctatgaatattttaatactcctaagcatattccgcgatagcttaaacaagtctagGCTTAAATATTTGTCGTCGGAAGTGCGGGCTGCGCGTATACAACTGTGATTATACTTGATAGTTTATttcgataaaataatttgctaGTTGAAGGACACTAGTATGAATAGTTACCCAACACACGGTTATTCCTAGCTGCAGAGCGTGGACTGTAGATTAATTGTTTCCAGGTGAGGTGACAGGCGTAGTAAAAACACTTATTTTCCATTAATTATTGCACCACTTTATTTGAGCACTAGTTACAACGTATCACGATGGAAGCGGAAAAAGTTAAAACCATAGACATATATAGGAAGAAAAATTACAGATAACAAAAACTGTATC
Coding sequences within:
- the LOC125058834 gene encoding homeobox protein GBX-2-like; amino-acid sequence: MDCYYVCKMDSRFPNLTDLLYQQNLDRITYESEDKYENDRSTSVSLEEEDAFGVDLSGKNGNLGGKSFTIAAILGLTKSEKDVMNLSVQERLQQNQKHLENYLYSGHDVQRINDGFCRVGVPALRQVSDNSRAELRPQVTQIKGSRTHSISCSNGSGRSKRIRTIFTPEQLERLEAEFERQQYMVGPERLYLAHALQLTEAQVKVWFQNRRIKWRKHHLEVTQQRLAVLQRHRPEGDDVM